A DNA window from Daucus carota subsp. sativus chromosome 3, DH1 v3.0, whole genome shotgun sequence contains the following coding sequences:
- the LOC108214685 gene encoding serine/threonine-protein kinase RIPK: MKITWQALVPRCGKIEGGTCKSQKKVVPKSGSTSRISMSDFSSSSVLSLDISNSLVGSNLHVFTQAELKVITHGFSSSNFLGEGGFGPVHKGFIDDKLRPGLKAQPVAVKHLDLEGMQGHKEWLTEVIFLGQLRHAHLVKLIGYCCEDEHRLLVYEYMARGSLENQLFRRYSVSLPWSTRMKIALGAAKGLAFLHEAEKPVIYRDFKASNILLDSDYTAKLSDFGLAKDGPEGDDTHVSTRVMGTHGYAAPEYIMTGHLTSASDVYSYGVLLLELLTGRRSMDKSRPSREQCLVEWARSSLKEPRRLGRIMDPRLEGQYSEIGAIKVAALAYQCLSHRPKLRPTMSTVVKTLEPLKDFDATSAGPFVYTVSPQNDSPKEDQKDNRSAKASKSPNYRSHYLHKGHKL, encoded by the exons ATGAAGATAACGTGGCAGGCTTTGGTTCCGAGATGTGGGAAGATTGAGGGGGGTACGTGTAAGAGTCAGAAGAAGGTGGTTCCGAAATCAGGTTCGACGTCGAGGATTTCGATGTCGGATTTTAGTTCTTCATCGGTTCTGTCGTTGGATATATCGAATTCCTTGGTAGGATCTAATCTGCATGTGTTTACTCAAGCGGAGCTTAAAGTGATCACACATGGGTTCTCGTCGAGTAATTTTCTTGGGGAAGGAGGTTTTGGACCGGTTCATAAGGGGTTCATTGATGATAAGCTTAGGCCCGGTCTGAAGGCTCAGCCTGTTGCTGTTAAGCATCTTGATTTAGAAGGCATGCAAGGCCATAAGGAGTGGCTG ACTGAAGTGATATTTCTTGGACAATTGAGGCATGCACATTTGGTGAAGTTGATAGGATACTGCTGTGAAGATGAACATAGGCTTCTGGTTTATGAATATATGGCCAGAGGCAGCTTAGAGAATCAGCTTTTCAGAA GATACTCAGTGTCACTTCCATGGTCAACTAGAATGAAAATCGCGCTTGGTGCTGCAAAAGGCCTTGCTTTCCTCCATGAAGCTGAAAAACCTGTTATATATCGTGATTTTAAAGCTTCCAACATTTTGCTAGACTCT GACTACACTGCTAAGCTCTCAGATTTTGGGCTTGCAAAAGACGGTCCAGAAGGAGATGACACACATGTCTCAACACGAGTTATGGGCACACACGGCTATGCTGCCCCCGAATACATCATGACTG GTCACTTGACTTCAGCCAGTGATGTGTACAGCTACGGAGTGTTACTATTGGAGCTACTAACTGGACGGAGATCAATGGACAAGAGCAGGCCTAGTCGAGAGCAATGCCTAGTGGAATGGGCTAGATCATCGCTGAAAGAACCAAGAAGGCTTGGCCGAATAATGGACCCAAGACTTGAAGGTCAATACTCAGAAATTGGGGCTATAAAGGTAGCTGCATTAGCTTACCAATGCCTTAGCCACAGGCCAAAATTAAGGCCAACCATGAGTACAGTGGTTAAAACTTTGGAACCGCTAAAGGATTTTGATGCCACTTCAGCTGGACCATTTGTGTACACAGTATCACCACAAAATGATTCACCGAAGGAAGATCAGAAGGATAACAGGTCAGCAAAGGCATCCAAAAGCCCGAATTACAGAAGCCATTACCTCCACAAGGGTCACAAGCTGTAG
- the LOC108214766 gene encoding uncharacterized protein LOC108214766 has protein sequence MAAPAHPVLTFEQFAKVHSFLLAASGIPPCLYQQLYEKLSSETFDGGDFFQVEPVDDGRQRRLILTSSECMEKEARVFLVDHAWTFRLSDALKQLQEVPGLTERMASLMCVDIDIESGPEEENGSREDVHAIIEREVCKAKDEGSDTISWLELDELAIDDNMLLSLDLPSKFPNLHALSLTDNKLENEEAVVQEITKLKDLRALWLNNNPVSQESNDRMMNTILRGCPRLEIYNSSFTPKFSEWALGFCGGIYSKDNPGFIEQTDGSLRNVVSLDLSNRCIHSLANKAFCPQELPSLSYLNLRGNPLDQTSVSDLLQLIKAFDSLHALEVDIPGPLGDSVTKILEYIPKLSLINGVDTLKILESGKSVMDSVLQPRLPDWSAEEPLSDRVINAMWFYLMNYRLADEEKIDETSVWYVMDELGSALRHSDEANFRVAPFLYMPEGTLNSALSFSILWPTKTIQSGEECTRDFLYGIGEEKQRSARLTAWFHTPKSYFVNEYENYREKLKSSSFSSQTLKPSSTRSLVSSGGTTLRVYTDIPQVEEFLTRPEFVITSDSKDADIIWTAMQVDEEMKKATGIHDQQYINQFPYEACLVMKHHLAETIQKAHGLTKWFQPTYNLEGQLTPMIGDYLVREEEGLDNLWILKPWNMARTIDTTVTGNLTAIIRLMETGPKICQKYIEHPALFKGKKFDLRYIVLLRSLNPLELFLADIFWVRLANNSYTLDKHSLYEYETHFTVMNYGRQLNHMNTPEFVKEFEQEHQVNWLDIHARIRGMIKSAFESAALVHPEMHNPMSRAMYGVDVMLDTNFQPKLLEVTYCPDCNRACKYDTKSVLRGETETVKGQDFYNYVFGCLFLNETAHVSQL, from the exons ATGGCGGCGCCGGCGCACCCGGTCCTAACATTCGAACAATTCGCCAAAGTCCACAGTTTCCTACTCGCTGCTTCAGGCATCCCACCTTGTCTATACCAACAGCTCTACGAGAAGCTCTCCTCGGAGACTTTCGACGGCGGTGACTTCTTCCAGGTCGAGCCCGTTGATGACGGCCGACAAAGACGGCTCATACTCACTTCCTCGGAGTGTATGGAGAAGGAGGCTCGCGTGTTTCTTGTTGACCATGCTTGGACTTTTCGACTCTCCGATGCCCTCAAACAG TTGCAAGAAGTACCAGGGCTGACAGAGAGGATGGCTTCACTGATGTGTGTTGACATAGATATAGAATCAGGTCCAGAAGAGGAGAATGGATCGAGGGAGGATGTTCATGCAATTATAGAGAGAGAAGTTTGCAAAGCCAAAGATGAAGGCAGCGATACTATAAGCTGGTTGGAGCTAGATGAGCTTGCCATTGATGATAATATGCTCCTGTCACTTGATTTGCCCAGTAAATTTCCT AATTTGCATGCACTTAGCCTCACTGACAACAAGCTTGAAAATGAGGAAGCCGTCGTCCAGGAAATAACAAAACTAAAAGACCTTAGAGCTCTTTGGTTGAACAATAATCCAGTTTCACAAGAAAG TAATGACCGCATGATGAACACTATCCTGCGTGGTTGCCCGAGATTGGAAATCTACAACTCTTCTTTTACTCCTAAATTCAGTGAGTGGGCGTTGGGTTTTTGTGGAGGAATATACAGTAAAGATAATCCAGGATTCATAGAACAGACTGATGGTTCCTTGAGAAATGTCGTCTCTCTTGATCTCTCAAATAGGTGTATCCACAGTCTGGCTAATAAG GCATTTTGTCCTCAGGAATTGCCTTCTCTTTCGTATTTAAATCTGCGAGGAAATCCGTTAGATCAGACTTCAGTCAGTGACTTATTGCAGCTCATAAAGGCATTTGATTCCTTGCATGCTTTGGAG GTTGATATTCCAGGTCCTCTTGGAGATAGTGTTACGAAAATTCTTGAGTACATTCCTAAGCTCTCGTTAATAAATGGTGTGGATACATTAAAGATCCTAGAATCAGGAAAGTCTGTAATGGATTCAGTACTTCAACCACGTCTCCCTGATTGGAGTGCCGAGGAACCTCTTTCTGATCGTGTTATAAATGCCATGTGGTTTTACCTGATGAACTATAGACTGGCAGATGAGGAAAAGATTGATGAAACTTCTGTCTG GTATGTGATGGATGAACTGGGTTCTGCTTTGCGTCACAGTGATGAGGCAAATTTTAGAGTGGCACCGTTCCTGTACATGCCAGAGGGTACACTGAATTCAGCTTTGAG CTTTTCCATATTATGGCCTACCAAGACCATTCAAAGTGGTGAAGAATGTACTCGCGATTTCTTATATGGTATTGGGGAGGAGAAGCAACGTTCTGCTAGACTTACTGCCTGGTTCCACACCCCTAAAAGTTATTTTGTAAAT GAATATGAGAACTATAGAGAAAAACTGAAATCATCAAGTTTTTCATCTCAAACCCTAAAGCCATCCTCAACGCGTAGCCTAGTGAGCAGTGGTGGAACTACTTTGCGTGTTTATACAGATATTCCACAAGTCGAAGAATTCCTGACACGTCCTGAATTCGTCATCA CCTCTGACTCGAAGGATGCAGATATTATATGGACAGCTATGCAGGTGGATGAAGAAATGAAGAAGGCTACAGGAATACATGACCAACAGTATATTAATCAATTCCCTTATGAGGCTTGTCTCGTCATGAAACATCATTTGGCTGAAACAATTCAGAAG GCACATGGATTAACTAAGTGGTTTCAGCCGACTTATAATCTTGAAGGACAGCTAACTCCAATGATTGGAGACTATCTTGTACGAGAAGAGGAAGGGCTTGATAACTTATGGATCTTAAAGCCCTGGAACATGGCACGAACAATTGATACAACGGTGACCGGAAATTTAACTGCTATTATCCGGCTCATGGAGACTGGCCCAAAAATTTGTCAAAAGTATATTGAGCACCCGGCTTTGTTTAAAGGAAAGAAATTTGATCTTCGTTACATTGTGCTACTTCGCAGCTTGAACCCATTGGAATTATTCCTCGCAGATATTTTCTGG GTTAGATTGGCAAACAACTCGTACACTTTGGACAAGCATAGCCTTTATGAATATGAAACTCATTTTACTGTCATG AATTACGGGAGGCAACTGAATCACATGAACACGCCAGAGTTTGTTAAAGAATTTGAGCAGGAACATCAAG TCAATTGGTTGGATATTCACGCAAGAATTAGAGGGATGATCAAATCTGCTTTCGAGTCTGCGGCACTAGTGCATCCTGAAATGCACAATCCGATGTCTAGGGCCATGTACGGTGTGGATGTCATGCTTGACACCAATTTCCAGCCTAAATTGCTGGAG GTGACTTACTGCCCAGATTGTAATAGAGCGTGCAAGTATGATACCAAATCCGTACTTAGAGGTGAAACTGAAACTGTTAAAGGTCAGGACTTCTACAATTATGTGTTTGGTTGTCTCTTTCTTAATGAGACTGCTCATGTATCGCAACTTTAA